From a region of the Cenarchaeum symbiont of Oopsacas minuta genome:
- a CDS encoding hydroxymethylbilane synthase, with translation MKYRLGTRASKLALAQTRNVADQLHDANSDAEFEIVKITTKGDIDSRPFFAIDQKGIFEKEIDAAVSEGRVDFAVHSMKDVPSELDLDLFIASVPKRKDVNDVLLSLDGAKLENLKSGSVIGTSSLRRAVQISRKRSDLVVKPIRGNIETRIDKIGNGFDAIILAQAGISRLNIKTKYVTLSLSDFLPSPGQGALAIIARASDADTITMLKSIDDTDAHAESLAERALSKSIESGCRFPVGAIAGVDSGVLSINAVAFSMDGKESVYAEQNGPVSESEKIGYMAGKELIDGGADKFASDWRVHLAEWNKDG, from the coding sequence ATGAAATATCGTTTAGGTACACGTGCAAGTAAACTTGCACTAGCTCAGACTAGAAATGTAGCAGATCAATTACACGATGCAAATTCAGATGCTGAATTTGAGATTGTAAAGATTACCACAAAGGGGGATATAGACTCTCGTCCGTTCTTTGCCATTGATCAAAAAGGGATATTTGAAAAAGAGATAGATGCGGCAGTATCTGAGGGCAGGGTAGACTTTGCAGTGCACAGTATGAAGGATGTACCATCAGAGCTAGATCTAGATCTTTTCATCGCATCTGTCCCAAAACGTAAAGATGTAAATGATGTGCTTTTATCTTTGGATGGTGCCAAATTGGAGAATCTCAAAAGTGGTAGCGTCATTGGAACTAGTAGTTTACGCAGAGCTGTGCAGATATCAAGAAAGAGATCAGATCTTGTGGTAAAGCCTATTCGTGGAAACATAGAGACGCGCATAGATAAGATAGGCAATGGTTTTGATGCAATAATCCTAGCGCAAGCTGGAATATCAAGGTTGAATATAAAAACAAAGTATGTGACACTCTCTTTGTCTGATTTTCTCCCATCACCTGGTCAGGGAGCACTTGCCATAATAGCACGTGCAAGTGATGCAGATACGATTACAATGTTAAAGAGTATAGATGATACAGATGCACATGCAGAGTCTCTAGCAGAGAGGGCACTATCAAAATCTATAGAATCAGGATGTAGGTTTCCTGTAGGTGCTATTGCAGGTGTAGACTCTGGTGTATTGTCTATAAACGCTGTAGCTTTTTCAATGGATGGTAAAGAGTCTGTATACGCAGAACAAAATGGCCCTGTATCAGAGTCTGAAAAAATTGGATATATGGCAGGCAAAGAGCTCATAGACGGGGGTGCTGATAAATTTGCATCAGATTGGAGAGTACACCTAGCAGAGTGGAACAAAGATGGCTAG
- a CDS encoding cysteine desulfurase, translating into MMLQSENLMERIRADFPIMNRRVHGEKRLVYLDNASTTQKPIQVIDALTKYYKNYNSNIHRAVYVLATEATCAYEEVREKAADFIGAKDHNEIVFVRGTTEAINMVAYAWGRENISKGDVIVTTEYEHHSNIVPWQMLVKEKKAVLKYIDIDEHGKLIMSQLDEYLSKGDVKLVCFSLMSNVLGTISDAESIISKCKSAKVKTLVDAAQAVPHMSVDVDRLGCDFFAFSGHKMLGPTGVGVLWARREILENMAPFHGGGDMIREVHKQETTWNDVPYKFEAGTPNIADVIGFGAAIDYLQKIGMDKVREHEVELTLYALDRFATVPGIKVYGTDEIQWRGGVLSFNFADVHPHDVAQIVDEEGIAIRSGHHCAQVLMEKLDVAATSRASFYIYNTKEDIDRLVMSLLKVAKVFKL; encoded by the coding sequence ATGATGCTACAGTCAGAAAACCTCATGGAACGTATACGTGCTGATTTTCCAATAATGAATAGAAGAGTGCACGGCGAGAAGAGACTAGTATACCTCGACAACGCATCAACTACACAAAAACCCATACAGGTAATAGATGCTCTTACAAAATATTATAAAAATTACAACTCTAATATACACAGAGCAGTATACGTTTTAGCCACAGAAGCAACTTGTGCTTATGAGGAGGTCAGAGAAAAGGCTGCAGATTTTATCGGTGCAAAAGACCATAATGAGATTGTATTTGTTCGCGGTACGACAGAGGCGATAAACATGGTAGCGTATGCATGGGGCAGAGAGAATATATCAAAAGGCGATGTCATAGTTACCACAGAGTACGAACATCATAGTAATATCGTTCCATGGCAGATGCTAGTAAAAGAGAAGAAAGCAGTTTTAAAATACATCGATATAGACGAGCATGGCAAACTCATCATGAGTCAGCTCGACGAGTATCTCTCAAAAGGAGATGTAAAACTTGTCTGCTTTAGCCTCATGTCCAACGTTTTGGGAACTATATCTGATGCAGAGTCGATAATTTCAAAATGTAAAAGTGCCAAAGTAAAGACGCTTGTTGATGCAGCTCAAGCAGTTCCACACATGAGTGTAGACGTGGATAGACTAGGTTGTGACTTTTTTGCATTCTCTGGGCACAAAATGCTAGGGCCAACTGGTGTTGGCGTACTGTGGGCTAGAAGAGAGATTTTAGAGAATATGGCTCCATTCCATGGTGGAGGAGATATGATACGCGAGGTTCACAAACAAGAGACTACATGGAATGATGTACCATACAAATTTGAGGCAGGAACTCCAAATATTGCAGACGTTATAGGGTTTGGCGCGGCAATAGATTATCTACAAAAGATCGGAATGGACAAAGTTAGAGAGCACGAAGTAGAGCTTACACTATATGCACTAGATAGATTTGCCACAGTTCCTGGCATAAAGGTATATGGAACAGATGAGATACAATGGCGCGGTGGCGTTTTATCTTTTAATTTCGCAGATGTGCATCCACATGATGTAGCTCAAATAGTAGATGAGGAAGGAATAGCGATACGTTCTGGTCACCATTGTGCACAAGTTTTAATGGAAAAGCTAGATGTAGCAGCTACATCTAGGGCAAGTTTTTACATTTACAATACAAAAGAGGATATAGATAGACTAGTAATGTCATTGCTAAAGGTCGCAAAGGTGTTTAAACTTTGA
- a CDS encoding Uroporphyrinogen-III synthase HemD gives MEMIMSLSGKTIVITRPADEASEFINLLKSKGAQIIPLRAIEVASNSETIASEFLSLMKSFDPEFSAFLSSKSVKTLFESAKIESIYDEMLSVVKNTTVVAVGPRTKEMLNSIGVRVAHVPQNYSSIGIGELFTTLSAVGKKIIMPRSSASRSFLKDLLEKIGLDVLEIKTYKVCTTTDMSGWDDFAKKFFDANIDCIAFTSASSVNAFFEILESKGFSRDKICREILNLKIFTIGSQADKEFKNMQIKTCIANVHTIKGLADMISKDLE, from the coding sequence ATGGAGATGATTATGTCTTTATCAGGTAAGACTATAGTCATAACACGCCCTGCAGATGAGGCATCAGAATTTATCAATCTTTTAAAATCAAAGGGTGCTCAAATAATACCTCTAAGAGCAATAGAGGTTGCATCAAACAGTGAAACGATTGCAAGTGAATTTCTCTCTTTGATGAAGAGTTTTGATCCAGAGTTTAGTGCATTTTTGAGCTCTAAATCTGTAAAGACACTCTTCGAGTCAGCAAAGATAGAGTCCATATATGATGAAATGTTGTCTGTTGTAAAAAATACAACAGTTGTGGCAGTAGGTCCAAGAACAAAAGAGATGTTAAATTCCATTGGAGTGAGGGTAGCGCATGTACCACAAAATTATTCATCAATAGGTATTGGAGAATTATTTACAACTTTGAGCGCCGTTGGTAAAAAGATCATCATGCCAAGAAGCAGTGCATCTAGATCATTTCTAAAAGACCTACTTGAAAAGATTGGTCTAGATGTACTAGAGATTAAGACATACAAAGTATGTACCACTACCGATATGTCAGGATGGGATGATTTTGCAAAAAAGTTTTTTGATGCAAATATTGACTGTATAGCGTTCACTAGTGCATCATCTGTAAATGCATTCTTTGAGATACTCGAATCAAAAGGGTTCTCTAGAGATAAAATATGTAGAGAGATTTTGAATTTAAAAATATTTACCATCGGATCGCAGGCAGATAAAGAATTTAAAAATATGCAGATAAAAACATGCATCGCAAATGTCCACACAATAAAGGGTTTGGCAGATATGATCTCAAAAGATCTAGAATAA
- a CDS encoding Naphthalene 12-dioxygenase system ferredoxin subunit protein, with protein sequence MIKLSEWVKTCSVDELDGSLYSFDHNEKRILLSKIGGQVYATDRMCTHEDADLSCGFATPEGIRCNLHLSVFDMRDGKPQNPPAKKPLATYNVKIDDKDVYVEL encoded by the coding sequence GTGATAAAATTGTCAGAGTGGGTTAAGACATGTAGTGTTGACGAGTTGGATGGTTCGCTTTACTCTTTTGATCACAACGAAAAACGTATTCTACTCTCCAAGATTGGAGGTCAAGTATATGCCACAGACCGCATGTGTACACACGAGGATGCAGATCTTTCATGTGGATTTGCCACTCCAGAAGGTATAAGATGTAATCTTCACCTATCAGTCTTTGATATGCGAGATGGCAAACCACAAAATCCACCAGCCAAAAAACCCCTTGCAACATACAATGTTAAAATAGATGACAAGGACGTCTATGTAGAGTTGTGA
- a CDS encoding component of SufBCD complex, which yields MATENVDMDYSKYDFKDSTELYVHLSKKGLSKDVVKSISKLKDEPQWMLDFRLRAYEIFMKKPMPTWGANLSSIDFQNIFYYAKATEKTEKSWDDVPIDVKNTFDKLGIPEAEKKFLAGVGAQYESEVVYHSLREDLQKQGVVFMDTDSALKEKPELFKKYFGKIIPPEDNKFAALNSAVWSGGSFIYVPPGVKVDLPLQAYFRINAENIGQFERTLILIDEGAECHYIEGCTAPVYSSESLHSAVVELVAHKDAKLRYTTIQNWSNDVYNLVTKRAYAYEGATVEWIDGNLGSKITMKYPGIYLLGQRAYGETLSIAFAGKDQHQDTGAKMVHLAPNTTSKVTSKSVSRLNGRSTYRGLLNIAKGATGVKSTVRCDALLLDDTSKTDTYPYMEINQEDATVTHEATVGKIGDEQIFYLMTRGFSEEDALSLIVNGFMEPFTKELPMEYAVELNRLIKLEMDGSVG from the coding sequence ATGGCAACAGAAAATGTAGATATGGATTATTCAAAGTATGACTTTAAAGATTCTACAGAATTATATGTCCATCTAAGTAAAAAAGGACTATCCAAAGATGTTGTTAAAAGCATTAGCAAACTAAAAGATGAGCCACAGTGGATGCTCGATTTTAGGCTACGTGCGTATGAGATATTTATGAAAAAACCAATGCCAACATGGGGTGCAAACCTTAGTTCTATAGATTTTCAAAATATATTCTATTATGCAAAAGCTACAGAAAAAACTGAAAAGAGTTGGGACGATGTTCCAATAGACGTTAAAAACACATTTGACAAGCTTGGAATACCAGAGGCAGAAAAAAAGTTCCTTGCAGGTGTTGGAGCACAATACGAATCAGAGGTAGTATACCATAGTCTTCGCGAAGATTTACAAAAACAGGGTGTTGTGTTTATGGATACAGATTCTGCACTAAAAGAAAAACCAGAACTCTTTAAAAAATACTTTGGCAAGATCATACCTCCAGAGGACAACAAGTTTGCTGCATTAAATAGCGCAGTATGGAGTGGTGGATCTTTTATTTATGTACCTCCAGGAGTCAAAGTTGACCTCCCACTACAGGCATACTTTAGAATAAACGCAGAGAATATTGGACAGTTTGAGAGAACACTCATACTCATCGACGAGGGTGCAGAGTGCCACTATATCGAAGGTTGTACTGCGCCTGTCTATTCTTCTGAATCGTTGCATTCAGCAGTAGTAGAACTTGTTGCACACAAGGATGCAAAATTACGTTATACAACAATACAAAACTGGAGTAACGATGTATACAATTTGGTTACAAAACGTGCATATGCATACGAAGGAGCAACCGTCGAATGGATCGACGGCAACCTTGGAAGCAAGATCACAATGAAGTATCCTGGCATTTACTTGCTAGGCCAGAGAGCGTATGGTGAGACACTATCAATAGCATTTGCTGGCAAAGATCAACATCAAGATACAGGTGCAAAGATGGTGCACCTTGCTCCAAATACAACCTCAAAGGTTACATCAAAATCTGTCAGTAGGCTAAATGGCAGATCTACATACAGAGGGCTCTTAAATATCGCCAAAGGAGCTACAGGGGTAAAATCCACAGTACGCTGTGATGCACTATTACTAGATGATACTTCAAAGACAGACACATATCCATACATGGAGATAAATCAAGAAGATGCCACAGTAACACACGAAGCAACCGTAGGCAAGATTGGCGATGAGCAGATATTCTACCTAATGACTAGAGGATTTAGTGAGGAAGATGCACTCAGCCTCATAGTCAATGGATTCATGGAACCATTTACCAAAGAGCTTCCCATGGAGTATGCTGTAGAGTTGAACAGACTAATAAAATTAGAAATGGACGGCTCTGTCGGCTAA
- a CDS encoding Fe-S cluster assembly protein SufD, which produces MVILSELDSKFVSSISSTKDESDWLCQYRTRSLEMYNKLPLETSSLYTKYTDAARLEPEKVKIAEKTDGVIPEFLQNRINELKDLPHIIQIGTNIHSIHLTPEVKESGVRICHIDDALADGTAKEIIESSDVSDDRFTALNAAAFNSGVYIGIPKNAQLSSPIHLLSCLSKDGISAIARNVISASENSSAIIVQEVYSPKSPEPQTYLELLTTDIQDGANLDITSLQMMDEDSINFSTRKTNMASDSVVNWYLGLFGAMLSRYRLEYNLKGSGASVNDSEVIFGNGEQSFDIQANANHISPATEARIIEKSILRNSSKSLFKGMIRILDKAVKSNSYLSGRSILLDADAKSDAIPSLEILTNDVKATHSASVAQIDEEQIFYLQSRCLTKAAAERTIIEGFLEPLSRKMSYQVRAWIAYLIESKWEGRSLSINNDEELRKFVEVEETRYNEKAEIEQHYKYR; this is translated from the coding sequence ATGGTAATACTCTCTGAGCTTGATTCAAAGTTTGTATCATCAATCTCATCTACAAAAGATGAATCAGACTGGTTGTGCCAATACAGAACTAGATCCCTAGAGATGTACAATAAACTTCCACTAGAGACATCTAGCTTGTACACAAAGTATACTGATGCAGCACGTCTAGAGCCAGAAAAAGTAAAGATTGCAGAAAAAACGGATGGTGTAATTCCAGAGTTTTTACAAAATAGAATAAACGAGTTAAAGGATCTACCGCACATAATACAGATTGGCACAAATATACACAGTATACATTTGACTCCAGAGGTAAAAGAGAGTGGAGTTAGAATCTGCCACATAGATGATGCACTAGCTGATGGCACTGCAAAAGAGATCATAGAGTCATCAGATGTATCCGATGATCGATTTACAGCGTTAAATGCTGCAGCATTTAATTCTGGAGTATACATTGGAATACCAAAAAACGCACAATTGTCTAGTCCCATACATTTACTCTCTTGTCTTTCAAAAGATGGCATATCAGCGATAGCGCGTAATGTAATATCTGCCAGTGAAAATAGTTCAGCTATCATAGTTCAAGAAGTATACTCTCCAAAATCGCCAGAGCCGCAGACATATCTTGAACTATTAACTACAGATATACAAGATGGTGCAAATCTTGACATCACATCACTTCAAATGATGGATGAAGATTCCATAAACTTTTCAACTCGCAAAACCAACATGGCATCAGACTCTGTGGTAAACTGGTATCTAGGACTGTTTGGTGCAATGCTTTCAAGATACCGTTTAGAATACAATCTAAAAGGTTCCGGAGCTAGTGTAAACGACTCTGAGGTCATATTTGGCAATGGCGAACAATCATTTGACATACAAGCAAATGCAAACCACATCAGTCCAGCAACAGAAGCTAGGATAATTGAAAAATCTATTTTGAGGAATAGCTCAAAATCACTCTTTAAAGGCATGATACGTATATTGGATAAAGCTGTAAAATCAAATTCGTATCTATCTGGAAGATCCATATTGTTGGATGCAGATGCAAAATCCGATGCAATACCTAGTCTAGAGATACTCACAAACGATGTAAAGGCCACACATTCAGCATCAGTTGCACAGATAGACGAAGAGCAGATATTCTACCTACAAAGTAGATGTCTGACAAAGGCTGCAGCAGAGCGCACAATAATTGAAGGCTTTTTGGAGCCACTTTCAAGAAAAATGTCATATCAAGTTCGAGCATGGATCGCATATCTTATCGAATCAAAGTGGGAGGGTCGCAGCTTGTCAATAAACAACGATGAAGAGTTGCGTAAATTTGTCGAGGTCGAAGAGACTAGATACAATGAAAAAGCAGAGATCGAGCAACATTACAAATATCGGTGA
- a CDS encoding iron-sulfur cluster scaffold-like protein NifU family — protein sequence MSGVDIYHEMIIDYSRNPLNFGKINNPDVTFHDSNPLCGDSIDIDMKMSKGVVSEIKFHGKGCAICMACTSVLTEMAKGKSMAEVKEITKKDVLSELGLESLQAVRIKCALLSLKVLKYALYTYLTKHTEDTEIEDLKKEATDLY from the coding sequence TTGAGTGGAGTAGACATTTACCACGAGATGATCATAGACTATTCTCGCAACCCGCTAAACTTTGGAAAAATAAACAACCCCGATGTGACTTTTCATGATTCAAATCCCTTGTGTGGTGATAGTATTGACATTGATATGAAGATGAGTAAAGGAGTCGTATCAGAGATAAAGTTTCATGGTAAAGGTTGTGCCATTTGTATGGCGTGTACGTCAGTCTTGACAGAGATGGCAAAAGGTAAAAGCATGGCAGAGGTAAAAGAGATTACAAAAAAAGATGTGCTCTCTGAGCTTGGACTAGAGAGTCTGCAAGCAGTACGGATAAAATGTGCCTTGTTATCATTAAAGGTGTTAAAATACGCCTTGTATACATATTTGACAAAACATACAGAGGATACAGAGATTGAGGATCTAAAAAAAGAGGCGACAGATCTTTACTAG
- a CDS encoding phosphoglycerate kinase translates to MRFLTIDDVMTKEKTVFLRVDMNCPMDSETMEIADKSRIEESIPTIESLADSKLVIASHQGRVGNTDYTGMGKHAAVLEQMLGRKIRYVEDIIGEAAQHAIRNLKKGEILMLDNLRLCAEENYEFSPKDAAKTIMVSRLSRLFDVCVLDSFPSAHRSHPSIVGFQNTIQACAGRIVEKEIRELDKIISVAKAPHVVVLGGLKVADRLEAISLLIKNGQADHILLTGVIASVFLRAQARIKYPLGIDREDEMVRKAHYLIGEYRDVFSTPVDIAIERNGKRVEIMVRELVAGDCILDIGPETVAHYEKIIVGAGTVFISGPAGFFENEQFCHGTEKLLKSVANSMATTIVSGGHLTAALKKYGLYEKINHTSTAGGALVLYLAREKLPMIAALEKAASN, encoded by the coding sequence GTGAGATTTCTTACTATAGATGATGTAATGACAAAAGAAAAGACCGTTTTTCTTAGAGTAGACATGAACTGTCCGATGGATTCTGAAACTATGGAAATTGCAGACAAGAGCCGAATAGAAGAATCTATACCTACGATAGAGTCACTTGCTGATTCAAAACTAGTCATAGCTTCACACCAAGGTCGAGTGGGAAATACAGATTATACGGGCATGGGAAAACACGCAGCAGTATTAGAGCAGATGCTTGGACGCAAGATTAGATATGTAGAGGATATCATAGGAGAGGCAGCACAGCATGCTATACGCAATTTGAAAAAAGGTGAAATTCTCATGCTTGACAACTTGAGATTATGTGCTGAAGAAAATTATGAATTCTCACCAAAGGATGCAGCAAAGACCATAATGGTAAGTAGATTATCTAGGCTCTTTGATGTGTGTGTTTTGGACTCGTTTCCAAGTGCGCATCGTTCACATCCATCGATTGTAGGATTTCAAAACACAATTCAAGCATGTGCTGGACGTATAGTTGAAAAAGAGATACGTGAGCTAGACAAGATAATATCTGTTGCAAAAGCACCACACGTAGTAGTACTAGGTGGCTTAAAGGTGGCAGATCGTTTAGAGGCAATCTCACTGTTGATTAAAAATGGACAAGCAGATCACATACTATTGACTGGAGTAATCGCTAGCGTATTTTTGCGCGCACAAGCTAGAATAAAATATCCACTTGGAATAGATCGAGAAGATGAGATGGTGCGCAAGGCACATTATCTTATCGGCGAGTATCGAGATGTTTTTTCAACACCAGTTGATATTGCAATAGAACGCAACGGAAAACGCGTCGAGATCATGGTACGCGAGCTTGTTGCAGGCGATTGCATATTGGATATTGGTCCTGAAACTGTAGCACATTATGAAAAAATCATAGTCGGTGCTGGAACTGTGTTCATAAGTGGTCCTGCTGGATTTTTTGAAAACGAACAATTTTGTCATGGTACAGAAAAACTCTTAAAATCTGTCGCAAATTCCATGGCTACTACCATAGTCAGCGGTGGCCATCTCACAGCAGCACTCAAAAAATATGGTCTATATGAAAAGATCAACCATACTAGTACGGCAGGAGGTGCACTCGTTTTGTACCTTGCACGCGAAAAACTCCCAATGATTGCAGCTCTTGAAAAAGCCGCATCAAATTAG
- a CDS encoding uroporphyrin-III C-methyltransferase — protein MARGIVYLAGAGPGDAKLLTLRTAELLKKADIVLYDMLIGKKILDMIPRKTVREYVGRAAGDDPSNQDRTNEMMVKYAKMGKRVLRLKGGDPTMFGRGGEEAEYLRSHKVEYEIVPGITSGLASATYSGIPLTHRKYSSSVVFVTGHEEPSKRTESVRWKRMARACDTIVIVMGLSRIRIICKQLLLGGMDKKTPVIVIQDGTTKHKMVLGTISNIASKVKREKVHSPAIIIIGNVVSFANVLGWR, from the coding sequence ATGGCTAGAGGAATAGTATATCTTGCAGGTGCAGGTCCTGGGGATGCAAAGTTACTTACTTTACGTACAGCAGAGTTGCTCAAAAAGGCAGACATTGTTCTATATGATATGTTGATAGGGAAAAAGATACTAGATATGATTCCTAGAAAGACTGTGCGCGAGTATGTCGGAAGGGCTGCTGGTGATGATCCATCAAATCAAGATAGGACAAATGAGATGATGGTAAAATATGCAAAGATGGGAAAGAGAGTTTTGAGGTTAAAGGGAGGAGATCCTACAATGTTTGGTCGTGGTGGTGAAGAGGCAGAGTATCTAAGATCACACAAAGTAGAGTATGAAATTGTTCCTGGAATTACATCAGGTTTGGCATCTGCAACATATTCGGGCATACCCTTGACACACCGTAAATATTCATCATCAGTTGTTTTTGTTACTGGGCACGAAGAGCCATCAAAACGTACTGAATCTGTAAGATGGAAACGCATGGCAAGAGCATGTGATACGATTGTAATCGTGATGGGGCTATCACGTATCAGGATAATTTGTAAACAGCTTTTGCTTGGAGGTATGGATAAAAAGACTCCAGTTATAGTCATACAAGATGGAACCACCAAACACAAGATGGTTCTAGGTACAATCTCAAATATCGCATCCAAAGTAAAACGCGAAAAAGTACACTCTCCAGCAATCATCATCATAGGTAATGTAGTAAGTTTTGCTAATGTTTTAGGATGGAGATGA